A genomic segment from Mycoplasmopsis arginini encodes:
- the pth gene encoding aminoacyl-tRNA hydrolase, which translates to MKLIVGLGNPGIDYEKTRHNVGFMVIDKLSEKLECPLKEKKFNGIFYKDKDVILAKPLTYMNNSGEFVKAIVEYYDVLIDDIIVVYDDMDTELGKVTIRQSGSSGGHNGIKSIIQHLNTQDIKRLKIGIGRNENAINFVLGKFSFADSKIIEKVVDAAADALIQFIGNDIRYVMNNYSGKIYGK; encoded by the coding sequence ATGAAACTAATTGTTGGTTTAGGAAACCCAGGAATTGATTATGAAAAAACTAGACACAATGTCGGTTTTATGGTAATTGACAAACTATCTGAAAAACTAGAATGTCCCTTAAAAGAAAAAAAGTTTAATGGTATTTTTTATAAAGATAAGGATGTTATTTTAGCAAAACCATTAACTTATATGAATAACAGTGGAGAATTTGTTAAAGCAATAGTTGAATATTATGATGTTTTAATTGATGATATTATTGTTGTTTATGACGATATGGATACCGAATTAGGAAAAGTTACTATTCGTCAATCAGGATCTTCAGGTGGACACAATGGAATCAAAAGTATTATTCAACATTTAAATACTCAAGACATTAAACGCCTAAAAATCGGCATTGGTAGAAACGAGAATGCAATTAATTTTGTTTTAGGTAAATTCAGTTTTGCTGATTCAAAAATTATTGAGAAAGTTGTTGATGCCGCCGCTGATGCTTTAATTCAATTTATCGGAAATGATATTAGATATGTAATGAATAACTATTCAGGTAAAATCTATGGAAAATAA